From one Erythrobacter sp. HKB08 genomic stretch:
- the mreC gene encoding rod shape-determining protein MreC yields the protein MAPKTSRRSSSSRRVQYSLFTGYVLASAGALLGAVLLFFSLTGRETFDGPRTVATDAVAPVGEAAASARTESQGFFESIAGYFRAGSQNAELKREVELARIRLAEAEAVKQENARLRNLLGFSEGDAPPVTVSRLIGSTATSSRRFGYIGAGRDEGVAVGMPVRSPRGVVGRVLEVGSSTSRILLITDSQSVIPVRLASEDRDVVAFAEGRGDGRVNIRLINLGINPLEVGDILVTSGTGGYYQPGIAVAIVDEVTGDGALARPVSDPAATGYVAVEPVWQQETVEAARTPANEPFEE from the coding sequence GCTCCCGCCGGGTCCAGTATTCGCTCTTTACCGGTTACGTGCTGGCGTCCGCCGGCGCGTTGCTGGGCGCTGTCCTGCTGTTCTTTTCCCTCACCGGCCGCGAGACCTTCGACGGTCCGCGCACCGTCGCAACCGATGCCGTCGCACCCGTCGGTGAAGCCGCTGCGAGCGCACGGACCGAAAGCCAGGGCTTCTTCGAAAGCATCGCGGGATATTTCCGTGCCGGCAGCCAGAATGCCGAGCTGAAGCGCGAAGTCGAACTCGCACGCATCAGGTTGGCCGAGGCAGAAGCGGTCAAGCAAGAAAACGCGCGCCTCAGGAACCTGCTCGGCTTTTCTGAAGGCGATGCGCCGCCCGTGACCGTAAGCCGCTTGATCGGCTCGACCGCAACCAGCAGCCGCCGCTTCGGCTATATCGGTGCCGGGCGCGATGAGGGCGTGGCCGTCGGCATGCCGGTCCGCAGCCCGCGCGGTGTCGTCGGGCGCGTGCTCGAAGTCGGCAGTTCGACCTCGCGCATTCTCCTCATCACCGACAGTCAGAGCGTCATTCCCGTGCGCCTTGCGAGCGAAGACCGCGACGTCGTCGCCTTTGCCGAAGGGCGCGGTGACGGGCGCGTGAACATCCGCCTGATCAATCTCGGCATCAATCCGCTCGAAGTGGGCGACATTCTCGTGACCAGCGGCACCGGAGGCTATTACCAGCCCGGCATCGCGGTCGCGATCGTCGACGAAGTGACGGGCGACGGCGCCCTCGCCCGCCCGGTGAGCGATCCGGCCGCAACCGGCTATGTCGCGGTCGAGCCGGTCTGGCAGCAGGAAACGGTCGAAGCGGCCCGCACGCCGGCCAACGAACCGTTCGAAGAATAA
- the mreD gene encoding rod shape-determining protein MreD: MERLNPQARRDAYGSRINRMPSPALVMIIPPVSIVVASLLQFLPIASGLPYLPPLGFMMLVAWRIHQPSVLALWAGIPLGLVDDLYSGQPFGSAIMLWSLTILLLEIIEVRFPWRGFGQNWLTFAVLSTIYILVCALLSGAAPGIPGLIALGPQILLSIVLYPMVARMVARLDRLRLTRFRVV, encoded by the coding sequence ATGGAGCGTTTGAACCCGCAGGCCCGGCGCGACGCCTATGGCAGCCGGATCAACCGGATGCCCTCGCCTGCGCTGGTGATGATCATCCCGCCGGTTTCGATCGTCGTCGCATCGCTCCTGCAGTTCCTGCCCATTGCGAGCGGGCTTCCCTACCTCCCGCCGCTCGGTTTCATGATGCTGGTCGCCTGGCGCATTCACCAGCCTAGCGTCCTGGCGCTCTGGGCCGGCATTCCGCTCGGACTGGTCGACGATCTCTACAGCGGGCAGCCGTTCGGCTCGGCGATCATGCTCTGGTCGCTCACCATTCTCTTGCTCGAGATCATCGAAGTGCGCTTTCCGTGGCGCGGGTTCGGCCAGAACTGGCTGACCTTCGCGGTCCTTTCGACGATCTACATCCTGGTCTGCGCGCTTCTGTCGGGCGCGGCTCCCGGTATTCCCGGACTGATCGCACTGGGACCGCAAATCTTGCTCTCCATCGTACTTTATCCGATGGTGGCCCGCATGGTTGCAAGGCTCGACAGGCTGAGACTCACGCGCTTCAGGGTCGTCTAA